Below is a window of Thermodesulfomicrobium sp. WS DNA.
GCTCACCGCCGTGGCCCAGCGCGCCCTCGCCCGCCTCGGAGAATCCTTGAGCCAGCCCAGTATCGAGCTTTTGGTGTCCGCCAGTCACGGAGATGCCCGCACCCTCCTCAACCTGCTGGAGTTCACCCTCTCCCTGCCGGCGGCGGACCGCGAGGTGGAGCGCCTCAAAACCCGCCTGCCCGAAGTCATCCTGCGCGGGGACCGCGACGGCGATTCCCACTACGAACTCGCCTCGGCGCTCATCAAATCCATCCGCGGCTCAGACCCGGACGCAGCGCTCTACTACCTGGCGTGTCTCTTGGAGTCCGGCGAAGACCCCCGCTTCGTCACCCGCCGCCTCATCCTCTCCGCCTCGGAGGACGTGGGGCTGGGCGACCCCATGGCCCTGCCTCTGGCCGTGGCCTGCGACCACGCCGTGGAACAGGTGGGCATGCCCGAAGGATTCATCCCCATGGCGGAAACCGTGGTCTATCTCGCCCTGGCGCCCAAAAACAACGCCACCTACGCCGCCTACCGCGCCGCCCAAAAGGAAGTGCGCGCCAATGGCCCGCGGCCGGTGCCGCTGCATTTGCGCAACGCCGCCACCGCCTTGCAGCGCGAATGGGGATACGGCCACGGCTACAAATACCCCCACGACTATCCAGACGGCTGGATCGAGCAGGAGTACCTGCCTGCGGATCTCTCAGGCCGCAACTTCTACCGTCCCAAGGGCATCGGCCACGAAGAGCGGCTGATCTCCTGGCTGCGCAAAGTCCGCCAACGCCGCGTGCGCCCAGCACCAGGCAGCGGCAAAAACACCCCCTAGGGCCGCACCGGTCGCGGCAGCCCCGCTGCGGCGCACCACGCCAAGGCCCGAATGCTCCATCGCCTGCGCGGGCCGGCAATTTCCATAAAAAAAGGCGGGCGAAGACGCCCGCCGTACCGTTTTTCCATGCTAAAGACATGGCGCGCCCGGGAGGATTCGAACCCCCGACCAAGAGCTTAGAAGGCTCCTGCTCTGTCCACCTGAGCTACGGGCGCGCAAGGGAGCTTCGTTTATGCAGCCCCGCCCTTGGCCGTCAAGGCTCTGGACGGCGAGCATCATAGCAGAGGAAGCCCAACGCGGTCTTCTTGAGGAAATCGAGAAACTTCGGACCTCCCCTGCCCCTTGGCGGCCCTCCCCTTGGCAGGGGGCCTGCCTGCCGCTAGAGTGCGGCGCGGAGGTCATCATGGCGCCGCTGCGACAATTTCTCAAAACCAACATCCTGGCAGGCTTTTTCACTCTCCTGCCGGCAGTCATCACCATCTGGTTCATCCGCCTGGTGCTCGACTGGATCGACAAGGTCTTCCTGCTCCTTCCCCGCCCCTGGCGGCCGGAACATTGGCTGCCCTTTCCCGTGCCAGGCCTTGGCCTGGTCATCCTCCTTCCCGCGCTCATCCTCACGGGCTTTCTCGTGCGCCACTACGTAGGGCGGCAAGTGGTGCGGCTGTGGGACGAATTCATCACCCGTGTCCCCCTGGCCAACAAGGTGTACTTTGCCGTCAAGCAGCTCGTGGACACCTTGGTGCACGGCCCGGCCAAAGACTTCCAACGGGTGGTCCTCGTGGAGTACCCAAGGCGGGGCGTCTACGCCGTGGCCTTCGTCACCGGCGTGGCCAGCGGCGAAGTCCAGGACAAGACCCAGGAGCAGGTGCTCAACGTCTTCCTGCCCACCACCCCCAACCCCACCTCAGGGTTTCTGCTGCTCATCCCCGAGACCGACATCATCCCCCTATCCATGAGCGTGGAAGACGCCTTCAAGCTCATCATGAGCGGCGGTATCGTCACCCCGCCGCACCGCAATGGACCGCCGTCTTCCCCTTGACGAACCGGCGCACCCTGAAGGACCACGGCGGCGCACGCACCGTGCCCCCATTTCACTTCAAGGAGCGTCCATGAAACCCACTGTCTATTTCATCGAAGGAGACGGCATCGGCCCGGAAGTCTGGAAGGCGGCGCGGCCGGTCATCGACCGCGCCGTGGAACTGAGCTACACCGACGGCCGGGCCCTGGACTGGCAGGAGCTCTTGGCAGGCAAAAAGGCCTACGCCGCTACGGGCTCCTACCTGCCGGAAGCGACCCTGGAAACCCTCAAGCAGGCGAGCCTCGCCATGAAAGGCCCGCTGGAGACGCCGGTGGGCGGCGGGTTTCGCAGCCTCAACGTCACCTTGCGCCAGACCTTGGATCTCTACGCCTGCATCCGCCCCATCCGCTATTTCCCCGGCATCGAAAGCCCGGTGAAACACCCCGAGCGCGTCAACATGGTGGTCTTTCGGGAAAACACCGAGGACGTCTACGCCGGCATCGAATGGCCCGCAGGCAGCCCGGAGGCCAGCCGCCTCATCGCCTTTGTGCGCGACGAGCTCGGCCGCAGCGTGGACCCGGCAAGCGGCATCGGCATCAAGCCCATGACCGAGCACGGCAGCAAGCGTTTGGTGCGCCGCGCCATCCGCTTTGCCCTGGACCAAGGGCGCACCAGCGTCACCCTGGTGCACAAGGGCAATATCATGAAGTACACCGAAGGGGCCTTTCGGGCCTGGGGCTACGAAGTGGCGGCCCAGGAGTTCGCCGGCCAGGTGGCGCCTGAAGGCCAGGAGACCTGTCCGCCTGCAGCGGTGACCATCAAGGACCGCATCGCCGACGCCATGTTCCAAGAGGTCCTCATCCGGCCCGAGGCCTACGACGTCATCGCCACCACCAACCTCAACGGTGACTACCTCTCCGACGCCCTGGCCGCCCAGGTGGGAGGCCTTGGCCTCGCCCCAGGGGTCAACATGAGCGACACCCTCGCCTTCTTCGAGCCCACCCACGGCACCGCGCCCTCCATTGCGGGCAAAGACCTGGCCAACCCGGGAAGCCTGGTGCTCTCCGGGGCCCTGCTCTTGGAACACCTCGGCTGGAAAGCAGCGGCAGAGCGCATCCACCGCGCGGTGGAGCGGGTCATTGCCCAGCGCACCGTCACGGTGGATCTCGCAACACAGATGCCGGGCGCCCAGCAGGTAGGCTGCGCCGCTTTTGGCGAACGGCTGCTTGCGGCGTTGGAAGCATAGCCGACCATCGGCGCGGGGGCATTTTCCCCCGCACCGTGTCACCGCCCCACGAGAGCACGAATCCCTCGCCCGGCCCCAACGCCCGGAAAGGCATCTTTGCCGAAAGATGGCCTGGAAGATAGCCTTGTCAAGCCGCTGGGGCCGGGCTATAGGGCCTCGTCTTTTCCACATCCACACAGCAAGGAAGGTTATGGCCAAGGAAGAAAGCATCGAATTGGAAGGCGTGGTGGAAGAAGCCATGCCCAACGCCATGTTTCGGGTCCGCCTCGACAATGGACACCGGGTACTCGGGCATATTTCGGGAAAAATGCGCAAATTCTACATCCGCATCCTGCCTGGGGACCGGGTGAAAGTGGAACTCTCGCCGTATGACCTCACCCGCGGACGGATCACCTACCGCTTCAAGTAAGCCACGCGCCCTGTGCGTCTGCGGCCCGGCCTAAGCTGCAGCACGGAATGCGCCATGGCGGAAATCGACCTTCACACCCACTCCACGGCCTCTGACGGGACGTTGTCCCCCTCGGCGCTCGTGCAGCACGCCGAGGCCATCGGTCTCAAGGCCATGGCCCTGACCGACCACGACACCGTGGCCGGCCTCGACGAAGCCGCTCAAGCGGCCACACGCCTGGAATTCATTCGCGGCTGCGAACTGAGCGTGCATTTTCCCCAGGGGAGCATGCACATCCTCGGGTTGTGGCTGCCGCGGCGCATGCAGCAACTGCCTGCCTTGCTCCATGACCTGGCCCGTAAACGCGCCCAGCGCAACGAGCGTATCCTGGAAAACCTTCGGCGCCATGGAGTCGCCATTGACGACGCGGAGCTCCAGGCATGTGCCGCCGGCGGGGTGGTGGGCCGCCCCCATGTGGCGCGACTTCTGGTGGAAAAAGGCCATGCCGCAAGCATCCACGAGGCCTTTCACCTGTGGCTGCGGCCTGGAACCCCAGGATATGCGCCCAAGGCCAAGCTCCTTCCCCACCAGGCCATCTCCGCCCTCAAGGCCGAAGGGGCCACGGTCATCCTGGCGCATCCCTCCACCCTGAACCTCGATC
It encodes the following:
- a CDS encoding replication-associated recombination protein A, with the translated sequence MTQRPLAEAMRPQTLEDFIGQGHFRDRLQALLTAPKLPSLLLFGPPGCGKSTVALLLAQGTGRPFVRLSAPEVGLTSLRKHLTGKEILILDELHRYSKAQQDFFLPLIESGELTLIATTTENPSFSVTKQLLSRLHVLRLRPLSSAELTAVAQRALARLGESLSQPSIELLVSASHGDARTLLNLLEFTLSLPAADREVERLKTRLPEVILRGDRDGDSHYELASALIKSIRGSDPDAALYYLACLLESGEDPRFVTRRLILSASEDVGLGDPMALPLAVACDHAVEQVGMPEGFIPMAETVVYLALAPKNNATYAAYRAAQKEVRANGPRPVPLHLRNAATALQREWGYGHGYKYPHDYPDGWIEQEYLPADLSGRNFYRPKGIGHEERLISWLRKVRQRRVRPAPGSGKNTP
- a CDS encoding DUF502 domain-containing protein, which gives rise to MAPLRQFLKTNILAGFFTLLPAVITIWFIRLVLDWIDKVFLLLPRPWRPEHWLPFPVPGLGLVILLPALILTGFLVRHYVGRQVVRLWDEFITRVPLANKVYFAVKQLVDTLVHGPAKDFQRVVLVEYPRRGVYAVAFVTGVASGEVQDKTQEQVLNVFLPTTPNPTSGFLLLIPETDIIPLSMSVEDAFKLIMSGGIVTPPHRNGPPSSP
- the icd gene encoding NADP-dependent isocitrate dehydrogenase, which translates into the protein MKPTVYFIEGDGIGPEVWKAARPVIDRAVELSYTDGRALDWQELLAGKKAYAATGSYLPEATLETLKQASLAMKGPLETPVGGGFRSLNVTLRQTLDLYACIRPIRYFPGIESPVKHPERVNMVVFRENTEDVYAGIEWPAGSPEASRLIAFVRDELGRSVDPASGIGIKPMTEHGSKRLVRRAIRFALDQGRTSVTLVHKGNIMKYTEGAFRAWGYEVAAQEFAGQVAPEGQETCPPAAVTIKDRIADAMFQEVLIRPEAYDVIATTNLNGDYLSDALAAQVGGLGLAPGVNMSDTLAFFEPTHGTAPSIAGKDLANPGSLVLSGALLLEHLGWKAAAERIHRAVERVIAQRTVTVDLATQMPGAQQVGCAAFGERLLAALEA
- the infA gene encoding translation initiation factor IF-1, coding for MAKEESIELEGVVEEAMPNAMFRVRLDNGHRVLGHISGKMRKFYIRILPGDRVKVELSPYDLTRGRITYRFK
- a CDS encoding PHP domain-containing protein — encoded protein: MAEIDLHTHSTASDGTLSPSALVQHAEAIGLKAMALTDHDTVAGLDEAAQAATRLEFIRGCELSVHFPQGSMHILGLWLPRRMQQLPALLHDLARKRAQRNERILENLRRHGVAIDDAELQACAAGGVVGRPHVARLLVEKGHAASIHEAFHLWLRPGTPGYAPKAKLLPHQAISALKAEGATVILAHPSTLNLDPEPLETLLGELKAAGLDGVEVYYPLHTPAQTRLFAELCRRLDLLESAGSDFHGDNKPSIALGRGKDGLHGPYALVERMKAVRARMGLPVEA